The following proteins come from a genomic window of Nocardioides albertanoniae:
- a CDS encoding GNAT family N-acetyltransferase translates to MSETVKPVQPGVDGAEDHLELAEPALAPAYPVLTERLSLRPVDVERDLDDLHAYLSREDVCRFIPRQPRDREQLREAYAPSRRLSVLRSEGEVLNLGVELDGRLIGDVVLFWHSAEHRSGEIGYAINPDFHGQGYATEVGRALLGLAFDGLGLHRVTARVDQRNGPSARVLERLGMRQEAVEREAEWFKGQWTTLLRYAMLEQEWRQE, encoded by the coding sequence ATGAGTGAAACCGTGAAGCCGGTCCAGCCGGGGGTCGACGGCGCCGAGGACCACCTCGAGCTCGCCGAGCCCGCTCTCGCGCCGGCCTATCCGGTCCTGACCGAGCGGCTGTCATTGCGCCCGGTCGACGTCGAGCGCGACCTCGACGACCTGCACGCCTATCTCTCGCGCGAGGACGTGTGCCGGTTCATCCCGCGGCAGCCGCGCGACCGGGAGCAGCTGCGGGAGGCGTACGCACCGTCGAGGCGGTTGTCGGTATTGCGCAGCGAGGGTGAGGTGCTCAACCTCGGCGTCGAGCTCGACGGGCGGCTGATCGGTGACGTCGTGCTCTTCTGGCACAGCGCCGAGCATCGCTCCGGCGAGATCGGCTACGCGATCAACCCCGACTTCCACGGGCAGGGCTACGCGACCGAGGTCGGCCGCGCCCTGCTGGGGCTGGCCTTCGACGGACTCGGGCTGCACCGGGTGACCGCCCGGGTCGACCAGCGCAACGGCCCTTCGGCGCGCGTGCTCGAGCGGCTCGGCATGCGCCAGGAGGCCGTCGAGCGTGAGGCCGAGTGGTTCAAGGGGCAGTGGACGACCCTGCTGCGCTACGCGATGCTCGAGCAGGAGTGGCGGCAGGAGTGA
- a CDS encoding NADPH-dependent FMN reductase, with translation MSETRIAVLVGSLRADSINRKVAEKLVAQAPEGVVLEIVDGLAELPFFNEDLEAEPGEAVTQLRKVIDEADRVLIVTPEYNGTMPAVINNAIDWLSRPYAAGVLKGKILSVVGVAPTPYGAKWSHADAARSAGIGGAIIVEDAIVSQPVHEIDVFTDVEAQARFRTAVEKLAGFEPAAA, from the coding sequence GTGTCCGAGACTCGTATCGCAGTGCTCGTCGGCAGCCTGCGCGCCGACTCCATCAACCGCAAGGTCGCCGAGAAGCTCGTGGCCCAGGCACCTGAGGGAGTCGTCCTGGAGATCGTCGACGGGCTCGCGGAGCTGCCGTTCTTCAACGAGGACCTCGAGGCCGAGCCGGGCGAGGCGGTGACCCAGCTGCGCAAGGTCATCGACGAGGCCGACCGCGTGCTCATCGTGACCCCGGAATACAACGGCACCATGCCGGCCGTCATCAACAACGCCATCGACTGGCTCTCGCGTCCCTACGCCGCCGGCGTGCTCAAGGGCAAGATCCTCTCGGTCGTCGGCGTCGCGCCCACGCCCTACGGCGCGAAGTGGTCCCACGCCGACGCCGCCCGTTCGGCCGGTATCGGCGGCGCGATCATCGTCGAGGACGCCATCGTCTCCCAGCCGGTGCACGAGATCGACGTCTTCACCGACGTCGAGGCGCAGGCCCGGTTCCGCACCGCTGTCGAGAAGCTCGCGGGCTTCGAGCCGGCGGCGGCCTGA
- the cimA gene encoding citramalate synthase produces the protein MEFHVYDTTLRDGAQQEGLNLSVADKLAIARHLDGLGVGFIEGGWPGANPRDTEFFKRAVSELALEHARLAAFGATRRVGVRAADDPQVAALRDSGASVVTLVAKSHDRHVELALRTTLEENLAMIRDTVSHLREEGQQVFLDAEHFFDGYRANRDYALEVLKTAYEAGAEVIALCDTNGGMLPTWVADVVNDVREQTQGAVGIHCHNDTGCAVANTLAAVDAGAMHVQGCINGYGERTGNADLVSVVANLQLKMGREVLPTGLLGEATRVAHAVAEVTNVPPAGRQPYVGASAFTHKAGLHASAIKVDPDLYQHMDPAGVGNDMRLLVSDMAGRASIELKGRELGYDLSADRDLVTRVTERVKEAEQRGYTFEAADASFELLLIEEVEGARPSFFDVESWRVISEARGDGSAGSNGSGAADTEAIVKIHADGVRHVETGEGNGPVNALDQALRAAITRAFPVVADFDLIDFKVRIFEGATTRRVDQGHGTDAKTRVLIETSDGSTSWTTVGVGANVIEASWEALVDGLTFGLRAHVGETTPAKGPELE, from the coding sequence ATGGAATTCCACGTCTACGACACCACCCTGCGCGACGGTGCGCAGCAGGAGGGCCTCAACCTCAGCGTCGCCGACAAGCTTGCGATCGCGCGTCACCTCGACGGGCTGGGCGTCGGGTTCATCGAGGGCGGCTGGCCGGGGGCGAACCCGCGCGACACCGAGTTCTTCAAGCGAGCCGTCTCCGAGCTCGCCCTCGAGCACGCGCGACTGGCCGCCTTCGGAGCCACCCGCAGGGTCGGGGTGCGGGCAGCCGACGATCCCCAGGTGGCCGCGCTGCGTGACTCGGGCGCGAGCGTCGTCACCCTTGTCGCCAAGTCCCACGACCGCCACGTCGAGCTGGCGCTGCGCACCACGCTCGAGGAGAACCTCGCGATGATCCGCGACACCGTCTCCCACCTGCGTGAGGAGGGTCAGCAGGTCTTCCTCGACGCCGAGCACTTCTTCGACGGCTATCGGGCCAACCGCGACTACGCCCTCGAGGTGCTCAAGACCGCCTATGAAGCGGGCGCCGAGGTGATCGCGCTGTGTGACACCAACGGCGGGATGCTGCCGACCTGGGTCGCCGACGTCGTCAACGACGTGCGCGAGCAGACCCAGGGTGCGGTGGGCATCCACTGCCACAACGACACCGGGTGCGCGGTCGCCAACACGCTGGCGGCCGTCGACGCCGGCGCGATGCACGTCCAGGGCTGCATCAACGGCTACGGGGAGCGTACGGGCAACGCCGACCTCGTCTCCGTGGTCGCCAACCTGCAGCTGAAGATGGGCCGCGAGGTGCTGCCGACCGGCCTGCTGGGCGAGGCGACCCGGGTGGCCCATGCGGTCGCCGAGGTGACCAACGTGCCGCCCGCGGGCAGGCAGCCGTACGTCGGCGCCTCCGCGTTCACGCACAAGGCAGGCCTGCACGCGAGCGCGATCAAGGTGGATCCCGATCTCTACCAGCACATGGACCCGGCCGGCGTCGGCAACGACATGCGACTGCTGGTCTCCGACATGGCCGGGCGCGCCTCGATCGAGCTGAAGGGTCGCGAGCTCGGCTACGACCTCTCCGCCGATCGCGACCTGGTGACGCGCGTGACCGAGCGCGTCAAGGAGGCCGAGCAGCGCGGCTACACCTTCGAGGCTGCCGACGCCTCCTTCGAGCTGCTGCTGATCGAGGAGGTCGAGGGCGCGCGCCCGTCCTTCTTCGACGTCGAGTCCTGGCGGGTCATCTCGGAGGCTCGCGGAGACGGCTCGGCCGGTTCGAACGGCTCGGGCGCCGCAGACACCGAGGCGATCGTGAAGATCCACGCCGACGGCGTACGTCATGTCGAGACCGGCGAGGGCAACGGCCCCGTCAACGCGCTCGACCAGGCGCTGCGGGCGGCGATCACCCGAGCTTTCCCGGTCGTCGCCGACTTCGACCTGATCGACTTCAAGGTGCGGATCTTCGAGGGAGCGACGACGCGACGCGTTGACCAGGGTCACGGCACCGACGCGAAGACGCGGGTGCTGATCGAGACCTCCGACGGGTCGACGTCGTGGACCACGGTGGGGGTCGGGGCGAACGTCATCGAGGCCTCGTGGGAGGCGCTGGTCGACGGGCTGACCTTCGGGTTGCGGGCTCATGTGGGCGAGACCACACCCGCGAAAGGCCCCGAGCTGGAATGA
- a CDS encoding serine/threonine-protein kinase, with protein MTTAPRRSRPMADRDSIGDYDLLSEIGQGGMGRVHLASHRGSGERVALKVLRTQFVSDDEGRRRLAREVSSLQRVYSRWVAGVVGADPWGEVAWLATRYVPGPTLHDKVLREGPLPRSVVEQLAGDLAEGIADCHAVGVLHRDIKPANIILEGATPILIDFGLARVAEDPKITVTGVLIGTPGYLPPEIAVGDPATPASDVHSWASVVTYAATGRAPFGDGNAMKLMDRARRGDHDLDGVPQPLRGVLAQALAPDPADRPTLEELREWLRTPRRPFARKPAERLSLSDRAERAKATTPLLPQPALPASGAAALSRHPGLEKLRRGALWLGLLAFAAGVVAAWPGLGLLTVLGVAGLIRAGTLAAGDLRRWRWYRGRKWHDAPRLLIGAPWRLVRAVPKTVLLGLWGYGFVVAATLIGFALQLSLEATLALAGLSFVIALWRGSGRDRLRDPVARVVHRVSARWVPWILGFAVVVVLAVFPMQTLAAEGPQFAGGDEPWWVELLGW; from the coding sequence GTGACGACTGCGCCGCGACGTTCCCGGCCGATGGCCGATCGCGACTCGATCGGCGACTATGACCTGCTCTCCGAGATCGGGCAGGGCGGGATGGGGCGGGTTCACCTCGCGAGCCATCGGGGGAGCGGCGAGCGGGTGGCGCTGAAGGTGCTGCGTACGCAGTTCGTGAGCGACGACGAAGGGCGTCGGCGCCTCGCTCGTGAGGTCTCCTCGCTGCAGCGGGTGTACAGCAGATGGGTGGCCGGGGTGGTCGGCGCCGACCCGTGGGGCGAGGTGGCGTGGTTGGCGACCCGCTATGTGCCGGGGCCGACGCTGCACGACAAGGTGCTCCGCGAGGGGCCGCTCCCCAGGTCGGTGGTCGAGCAGCTCGCCGGTGATCTCGCCGAGGGCATCGCCGACTGTCATGCGGTCGGGGTCCTGCACCGCGACATCAAGCCGGCCAACATCATCCTCGAGGGCGCCACCCCGATCCTGATCGACTTCGGGCTGGCCCGCGTCGCCGAGGATCCCAAGATCACCGTGACCGGCGTACTGATCGGCACGCCGGGATATCTGCCACCCGAGATCGCGGTGGGCGATCCGGCCACGCCCGCCTCAGACGTGCACTCGTGGGCCTCCGTGGTGACGTACGCAGCGACCGGCCGCGCGCCCTTCGGCGACGGCAACGCGATGAAGCTCATGGACCGCGCCCGCCGCGGCGACCACGACCTGGACGGGGTGCCACAGCCGCTGCGCGGGGTGCTGGCCCAGGCGCTCGCACCCGATCCGGCCGACCGCCCGACGCTGGAGGAGCTGCGCGAGTGGCTGCGTACGCCGCGGCGACCGTTCGCGCGAAAGCCGGCCGAGCGGCTCTCGCTGAGCGACCGGGCCGAGCGCGCGAAGGCGACCACCCCGCTCCTCCCGCAGCCGGCGCTGCCCGCGTCGGGCGCGGCCGCCCTGAGCCGGCATCCCGGCCTCGAGAAGCTGCGGCGAGGGGCGCTCTGGCTCGGCCTGCTCGCCTTCGCGGCCGGTGTGGTCGCCGCCTGGCCGGGCCTCGGTCTGCTCACGGTGCTCGGTGTGGCCGGGCTGATCCGCGCGGGCACGCTGGCGGCCGGTGACCTGCGCCGGTGGCGCTGGTATCGCGGTCGCAAGTGGCACGACGCGCCGCGGCTCCTCATCGGTGCGCCGTGGCGGCTGGTCCGTGCCGTCCCGAAGACGGTGCTGCTCGGGTTGTGGGGCTACGGGTTCGTGGTGGCGGCGACGCTGATCGGCTTCGCCCTGCAGCTCTCGCTGGAAGCGACGCTTGCGCTGGCCGGCCTCTCCTTCGTGATTGCGCTGTGGCGCGGGTCGGGGCGCGATCGGCTGCGCGACCCGGTCGCCAGGGTGGTCCACCGCGTCTCGGCGAGGTGGGTGCCCTGGATCCTCGGGTTCGCGGTGGTCGTGGTGCTCGCGGTCTTCCCGATGCAGACGCTCGCCGCCGAGGGCCCGCAGTTCGCCGGTGGCGACGAACCCTGGTGGGTCGAGCTCCTCGGCTGGTGA
- a CDS encoding branched-chain amino acid aminotransferase — translation MEISTTLSTQPATDKQLAEVLANPGFGNHFTDHMLTIEWTPDQGWHNGRIEAYAPISLDPSAAVLHYAQEIFEGMKAYRHADGSVWAFRPEANAARMARSSERLALPVLEIEDFVQSVFDLVKADERWVPEASETDEKSLYLRPFMFASESFLGVRPAQHVTYMVIASPAGAYFKGGVKPVRIWLTEDYTRAGRGGMGAAKTGGNYASSLVAQAEASAQGCDQVVFLDAQEGKYVEELGGMNLYFVHADGRIVTPETGTILEGITRASIIELAGKLGYTVEERRFGIDEWKSGVESGEITEVFACGTAAVVTPVGELVHAGGSIASAGEGEVWKTLRKQLVDIQFGRAEDTFGWMRKIV, via the coding sequence ATGGAGATCAGCACCACATTGTCGACCCAACCGGCCACCGACAAGCAGCTCGCGGAGGTCCTGGCGAACCCAGGCTTCGGCAACCATTTCACCGACCACATGCTCACCATCGAGTGGACGCCCGACCAGGGCTGGCACAACGGTCGCATCGAGGCGTACGCGCCGATCAGCCTGGACCCGTCGGCAGCCGTGCTGCACTACGCCCAGGAGATCTTCGAGGGGATGAAGGCCTACCGGCACGCCGACGGATCGGTCTGGGCTTTCCGGCCCGAGGCCAACGCGGCCCGGATGGCCCGTTCCAGCGAGCGGCTCGCGCTTCCCGTGCTCGAGATCGAGGACTTCGTCCAGTCGGTCTTCGACCTCGTCAAGGCAGACGAGCGCTGGGTGCCCGAGGCCTCGGAGACCGACGAGAAGAGCCTCTACCTGCGGCCCTTCATGTTCGCCTCGGAGTCGTTCCTCGGCGTGCGCCCGGCCCAGCACGTGACCTACATGGTCATCGCCTCGCCCGCCGGCGCCTACTTCAAGGGCGGCGTGAAGCCGGTGCGCATCTGGCTCACCGAGGACTACACCCGCGCCGGCCGCGGCGGCATGGGCGCGGCCAAGACCGGCGGCAACTACGCCTCCTCGCTCGTCGCCCAGGCCGAGGCCTCCGCGCAGGGCTGCGACCAGGTCGTCTTCCTCGACGCCCAGGAGGGCAAGTACGTCGAGGAGCTCGGCGGCATGAACCTCTACTTCGTCCACGCCGACGGCCGCATCGTCACCCCTGAGACCGGCACGATCCTCGAAGGCATCACCCGCGCCTCCATCATCGAGCTCGCCGGCAAGCTCGGCTACACCGTCGAGGAGCGCCGGTTCGGCATCGACGAGTGGAAGTCGGGCGTCGAGTCCGGCGAGATCACCGAGGTCTTCGCCTGCGGCACCGCCGCCGTCGTCACCCCCGTCGGCGAGCTCGTCCACGCCGGCGGCTCCATCGCCTCCGCCGGCGAGGGCGAGGTCTGGAAGACGCTGCGCAAGCAGCTCGTCGACATCCAGTTCGGCCGCGCCGAGGACACCTTCGGCTGGATGCGCAAGATCGTCTGA
- a CDS encoding 3-isopropylmalate dehydrogenase: MSTTTNLAVIPGDGIGPEVTAEALKVLEAAANIEGTASAGLIKFEQTRYDLGAERYLATGEVLPTSVLEEIKGQDAILLGAVGGKPNDPNLPPGILERGLLLKLRFELDHYVNLRPSRLFPGATSPLSPAVLDQGEIDFVVVREGTEGLYVGNGGAMRVGTPHEVATETSMNTAFGVERVVRDAFARAAARPRKKLTLVHKTNVLVNAGSLWWRITQQVAEEFPDVTVDYLHIDAVMIFLATDPARFDVIVTDNIFGDIITDLAAAITGGIGLAASGNINSSREFPSMFEPVHGSAPDIAGQQKADPTAAILSAALLLEHLGRPEAAAAIDAAVLTDLSERGSAPRTTSEVGDAIAARVIS, from the coding sequence ATGTCAACGACGACCAATCTCGCAGTCATTCCCGGCGACGGCATCGGCCCGGAGGTGACCGCTGAGGCGCTCAAGGTGCTCGAGGCCGCGGCAAACATCGAGGGCACTGCTTCTGCGGGCCTGATCAAGTTCGAGCAGACCCGCTACGACCTCGGAGCCGAGCGCTATCTCGCCACCGGCGAGGTGCTGCCGACCTCGGTGCTCGAGGAGATCAAGGGGCAGGACGCGATCCTGCTCGGCGCTGTCGGCGGCAAGCCCAACGACCCCAACCTGCCTCCCGGCATCCTCGAGCGCGGCCTGCTGCTCAAGCTCCGCTTCGAGCTCGACCACTACGTCAACCTGCGCCCCTCGCGGCTGTTCCCGGGGGCGACCTCCCCGCTGTCGCCGGCCGTGCTCGACCAGGGTGAGATCGACTTCGTCGTCGTCCGCGAAGGCACCGAGGGCCTCTACGTCGGCAACGGTGGCGCGATGCGGGTCGGCACCCCGCACGAGGTCGCCACCGAGACCTCGATGAACACCGCCTTCGGCGTGGAGCGGGTCGTCCGCGACGCCTTCGCCCGCGCTGCCGCCCGCCCGCGCAAGAAGCTGACGCTGGTCCACAAGACCAACGTGCTCGTCAACGCCGGCTCGCTGTGGTGGCGCATCACCCAGCAGGTCGCCGAGGAGTTCCCCGACGTCACCGTCGACTACCTCCACATCGACGCGGTGATGATCTTCCTCGCCACCGACCCCGCCCGCTTCGACGTGATCGTCACCGACAACATCTTCGGCGACATCATCACCGACCTCGCCGCTGCCATCACCGGCGGCATCGGCCTGGCGGCCTCGGGCAACATCAACTCCTCGCGCGAGTTCCCCTCGATGTTCGAGCCCGTGCACGGCTCGGCCCCCGACATCGCCGGTCAGCAGAAGGCAGACCCCACCGCGGCCATCCTCTCCGCGGCCCTCCTGCTCGAGCACCTCGGCCGTCCCGAGGCTGCCGCGGCCATCGACGCCGCCGTGCTCACCGACCTCTCCGAGCGCGGTTCGGCGCCTCGTACGACCTCCGAGGTCGGCGACGCGATCGCCGCGCGAGTAATCAGCTAG
- a CDS encoding O-methyltransferase encodes MSAPTELPDIVTRAFDVSRRAGYVSFCRNETGRLLATLAATRSGTMAEFGTGCGVGTAWLRSGVRGGAAHIVSAELDEHLAKEAAEIFADDEQVEVIAADWGILRDRGPFALLFLDAETPGGVSPDQLSDLVEEGGIVVIDDLIPTDMWPPIIYGRVDTLRESWLTDERFTTVEVMVAPDTSVLIATKR; translated from the coding sequence GTGAGCGCACCCACAGAACTGCCGGACATCGTGACCCGCGCCTTCGACGTCTCCCGTCGAGCGGGCTATGTGTCGTTCTGCCGCAACGAGACCGGACGGCTGCTGGCGACCCTGGCCGCGACCCGCAGCGGCACGATGGCCGAGTTCGGCACCGGGTGCGGCGTCGGCACCGCATGGCTGCGGAGCGGCGTACGCGGCGGGGCCGCACACATCGTCTCCGCCGAGCTCGACGAGCACCTCGCCAAGGAGGCCGCCGAGATCTTCGCCGACGACGAGCAGGTCGAGGTCATCGCCGCCGACTGGGGCATCCTGCGCGACCGCGGCCCGTTCGCGCTGCTCTTCCTCGACGCCGAGACCCCCGGCGGGGTCTCCCCCGACCAGCTCTCCGACCTGGTCGAGGAGGGCGGCATCGTCGTGATCGACGACCTCATCCCCACCGACATGTGGCCGCCGATCATCTACGGCCGCGTCGACACGCTGCGCGAGTCGTGGCTCACCGACGAGCGCTTCACCACCGTCGAGGTCATGGTCGCCCCCGACACGAGCGTCCTGATCGCTACCAAGCGCTGA
- the efeB gene encoding iron uptake transporter deferrochelatase/peroxidase subunit: MSAEPRGFSRRRLIAGAGGGAVVGAAVGFAGGRAASPAQASASDALDLSTAYDFYTGDHQVGIATPPQRHLVFMSLDVVEGTTAEQLKVLFARWSAAMATMMKGDPVGSVEPSRANGVPQDTGEAYDLSPASLTLTLGLGPTLFDDRFGLAGKGPRLLEEIPRLPGDELQAELCGGDLALQACADDPQVAYHAIRGLTRIGRGLVTTRWTVLGFGRASAGKGQKTPRNLMGLKDGTRNIKTDEELDEFVWVTDPDEPAWMRGGSYLVTRKINMDIEVWDGTTVETQHATIGRDKGEGAPLSGEKEFDTPDFKAVRHGEPVIDPTSHVALAASENNGGAKILRRGYNFTDGLNSLGQLDAGLFFIAFQKDPETFVDLQRKLGRVDLLNEYIAHVGSAIFAVPRAPRSGHFLAQELFG, from the coding sequence ATGTCAGCAGAACCCAGAGGCTTCTCCCGGCGCCGGCTGATCGCGGGCGCCGGTGGAGGCGCGGTCGTCGGCGCCGCGGTGGGCTTCGCCGGTGGCCGGGCCGCCTCCCCGGCCCAGGCGTCGGCCTCCGACGCGCTCGATCTCTCCACGGCGTACGACTTCTACACCGGTGACCACCAGGTGGGCATCGCGACGCCGCCGCAGCGGCACCTGGTCTTCATGTCCCTCGACGTCGTCGAGGGCACCACCGCCGAGCAGCTCAAGGTGCTCTTCGCACGCTGGTCGGCGGCGATGGCGACCATGATGAAGGGCGACCCGGTCGGCTCCGTGGAGCCCTCGCGCGCCAACGGGGTGCCGCAGGACACGGGGGAGGCCTACGACCTCTCGCCGGCCTCCTTGACGCTGACGCTCGGCCTCGGCCCGACGCTCTTCGACGACCGTTTCGGGCTGGCCGGCAAGGGGCCGAGGCTGCTCGAGGAGATCCCGCGGCTGCCGGGCGACGAGCTCCAGGCGGAGCTGTGCGGAGGAGACCTGGCGCTGCAGGCGTGCGCGGACGATCCGCAGGTCGCCTACCACGCCATCCGCGGGCTGACCCGGATCGGACGCGGCCTGGTCACCACCCGGTGGACCGTGCTCGGCTTCGGGCGCGCCTCGGCAGGCAAGGGCCAGAAGACGCCGCGCAACCTGATGGGCCTCAAGGACGGCACCCGCAACATCAAGACCGACGAGGAGCTCGACGAGTTCGTCTGGGTCACCGACCCCGACGAGCCCGCCTGGATGCGCGGCGGCAGCTATCTGGTCACCCGCAAGATCAACATGGACATCGAGGTCTGGGACGGCACCACCGTCGAGACCCAGCACGCGACCATCGGCCGCGACAAGGGCGAGGGCGCGCCGCTGAGCGGCGAGAAGGAGTTCGACACCCCGGACTTCAAGGCCGTACGCCACGGCGAACCGGTCATCGACCCGACCTCGCACGTCGCGCTGGCCGCCTCGGAGAACAACGGCGGAGCCAAGATCCTGCGCCGGGGCTACAACTTCACCGACGGGCTCAACTCGCTCGGCCAGCTCGACGCGGGGCTCTTCTTCATCGCCTTCCAGAAGGATCCGGAGACGTTCGTCGACCTGCAGCGCAAGCTCGGCCGTGTCGATCTCCTCAACGAGTACATCGCCCATGTCGGCTCGGCGATCTTCGCGGTCCCGCGGGCGCCGAGGTCGGGGCATTTCCTGGCGCAGGAGCTCTTCGGCTAG
- the efeO gene encoding iron uptake system protein EfeO → MSRKAISLAALAALCVTGLAACGGENDDSKATKKGGATQVAVSMVSGSDGDACELDTDSVAAGPVTFTVKNESAAGLTEVELMDGQKILGEKENLAPGLAEATFTLTLGGGDYEIYCPGATQERVPFKVTGEAAAEPTGDAAELLASGSKDYTTYVRTQIDSMVVGVENLQKAVDSGDLAKAQQAYADARPFYEKIESDVEGFVMDGFDPTDNKGNLDYLIDMRASNLDEAVGWSGFHAVERDLFQAKKITAQTKKYAADLVTNVTKLAEVGKSLEFKPEDLANGAAALLEEVQSGKITGEEEAYSHIDLVDFANNVEGAQQAYAALRPGLEKVDAELVKTIDARFTAVTDDLEGYKDTKSLGGYRPYTAELKASDGKKLSATVQSLQDVLGRLAEKAATA, encoded by the coding sequence ATGTCGCGTAAGGCGATCTCCCTCGCAGCGCTCGCCGCGCTGTGCGTCACCGGACTGGCCGCCTGTGGCGGCGAGAACGACGACTCGAAGGCCACCAAGAAGGGCGGCGCCACCCAGGTGGCGGTGAGCATGGTCAGCGGATCCGACGGCGACGCGTGCGAGCTCGATACCGACAGCGTCGCGGCCGGCCCGGTGACCTTCACGGTCAAGAACGAGTCGGCAGCCGGTCTGACCGAGGTCGAGCTGATGGACGGCCAGAAGATCCTCGGCGAGAAGGAGAATCTCGCACCCGGCCTGGCCGAGGCGACCTTCACGCTTACCCTCGGTGGCGGCGACTACGAGATCTACTGCCCGGGCGCGACCCAGGAGCGGGTGCCGTTCAAGGTCACCGGCGAGGCCGCGGCCGAGCCCACCGGCGATGCCGCCGAGCTGCTGGCGAGCGGGTCGAAGGACTACACCACCTACGTACGCACCCAGATCGACTCCATGGTCGTCGGCGTCGAGAACCTGCAGAAGGCCGTCGACTCCGGTGACCTCGCCAAGGCGCAGCAGGCCTACGCCGACGCGCGCCCCTTCTACGAGAAGATCGAGTCCGACGTCGAGGGCTTCGTGATGGACGGCTTCGACCCGACCGACAACAAGGGCAACCTCGACTACCTGATCGACATGCGCGCCTCCAACCTCGACGAGGCGGTCGGCTGGAGCGGCTTCCACGCCGTCGAGCGCGACCTGTTCCAGGCGAAGAAGATCACCGCCCAGACCAAGAAGTACGCCGCCGACCTGGTCACCAACGTCACCAAGCTCGCCGAGGTGGGCAAGAGCCTCGAGTTCAAGCCGGAGGACCTCGCCAACGGCGCCGCCGCGCTGCTCGAGGAGGTCCAGTCGGGCAAGATCACCGGCGAGGAGGAGGCCTACAGCCACATCGACCTGGTCGACTTCGCCAACAATGTCGAGGGCGCCCAGCAGGCCTACGCCGCGCTGCGCCCGGGTCTGGAGAAGGTCGACGCGGAGCTGGTCAAGACCATCGACGCTCGCTTCACCGCGGTCACCGACGATCTCGAGGGCTACAAGGACACCAAGTCGCTGGGCGGCTACCGGCCCTACACCGCCGAGCTGAAGGCGTCGGACGGCAAGAAGCTCTCGGCGACCGTGCAGTCGCTGCAGGACGTGCTCGGCCGGCTCGCGGAGAAGGCCGCGACGGCCTGA